The following are encoded in a window of Rosa chinensis cultivar Old Blush chromosome 4, RchiOBHm-V2, whole genome shotgun sequence genomic DNA:
- the LOC112199397 gene encoding UPF0496 protein At4g34320: MGGKRELIRRSWMSLKDLCRREADWNSYKVACEEDADLKSFDADVQSRTTKVISTLQNGGVSTDYVSDAIAYVTEFNKQTVDAIRVCREDITSGAWKNKKKKIKSEESFKVVVEEYVDNSQEMLDFCSVLDKFLKSARNNHFEIEQVIQQCEMETDLEGGNKYVRISRKLKSLKASAHHYDSANRLLEKIQSLQAKNQGLIDKLKIEYEKLANKRKSVRAWKKAVNMIFITTVAAQVISAVALLAMVNPAASAAIAVTIAPVIGGHHWALGLLAEYEKSLNDDKVILQTMHDASVFCIKELGDVKFLIDKVVNEIDAVLFHDCHADSAMEEGQVENAIKNIKSKLDMFLKKIEILEEKGETCSSEVLKSRDKVVRSMKA; the protein is encoded by the coding sequence ATGGGTGGAAAGAGAGAGTTAATCCGCAGGTCGTGGATGTCACTTAAGGACCTTTGCAGGCGTGAAGCAGACTGGAACTCATATAAGGTCGCTTGCGAGGAAGATGCAGATTTGAAATCCTTTGACGCCGACGTCCAAAGCCGAACCACAAAGGTTATCAGCACCCTTCAGAATGGAGGTGTTTCAACTGATTATGTGAGTGATGCCATAGCATATGTGACAGAATTTAACAAGCAGACTGTGGACGCAATCAGGGTGTGCAGAGAAGATATAACGAGTGGTGCGtggaagaataagaagaagaagattaagaGTGAAGAAAGCTTtaaggtggtggtggaggagtaCGTCGACAACAGCCAGGAGATGCTGGATTTCTGCTCTGTATTGGACAAGTTCCTGAAATCGGCTCGCAACAACCATTTTGAGATTGAACAAGTAATTCAACAGTGCGAGATGGAGACTGATCTCGAGGGAGGAAATAAGTACGTGAGGATTTCGAGGAAATTGAAGAGTCTCAAGGCTAGTGCACACCATTACGATTCTGCAAACAGATTATTAGAAAAGATTCAAAGCTTGCAGGCCAAGAATCAAGGGCTGATCGATAAACTGAAAATTGAATATGAGAAGTTGGCAAACAAGCGGAAGAGCGTTCGCGCTTGGAAGAAGGCGGTGAATATGATATTCATCACCACAGTGGCTGCCCAAGTTATTTCTGCAGTCGCGTTGCTAGCTATGGTTAATCCAGCTGCTTCTGCAGCTATTGCTGTTACCATTGCCCCAGTAATTGGTGGACATCATTGGGCTCTTGGTTTGCTGGCAGAATATGAAAAAAGTTTGAATGATGACAAAGTGATACTGCAAACAATGCATGATGCAAGTGTGTTTTGCATCAAGGAGTTGGGTGACGTAAAGTTTCTCATCGATAAGGTTGTAAATGAGATCGATGCTGTCTTGTTTCACGATTGTCATGCTGATTCTGCCATGGAGGAGGGACAAGTGGAAAACGCTATCAAGAATATTAAGAGTAAGCTGGACATGTTTCTCAAGAAAATTGAGATATTGGAGGAAAAAGGAGAGACTTGCAGCTCTGAGGTATTGAAATCAAGGGATAAGGTTGTGAGGAGCATGAAAGCATAG